The proteins below come from a single Caulobacter segnis ATCC 21756 genomic window:
- a CDS encoding aspartate aminotransferase family protein — protein MSTASSSNSSQQHIMGVYNRAPLAFERGRGARLFSTDGGEYLDCVAGIATNGLGHAHPVLVDVLKEQAEKLWHVSNIYRIPEQEALADAICASTFADVVFFTNSGTEAVECALKTARKYHSANGQPERIDIYGFDGSFHGRTYAAVNASGNPSYVDGFGPRLPGYSQLTFGDHEAIKAAIASPTTAAIIVEPVQGEGGARSIPTQCLKGLRQLCDEHGVLLIYDEVQCGMGRTGKLFAYEWAEGGEPHIMAVAKALGGGFPVGACLATTEAAKGMTVAAHGSTFGGNPLAMAVGKAAFDLINSPETLDNVNAVAGFLTQQLNGLKDRFPDVIVDIRGKGLLIGIKLIPNNREFMVLARDEHLLVAGGGDNCVRLLPPLNLTIEEAREAIAKLEKACEAARAKASA, from the coding sequence TTGAGCACCGCGTCTTCGTCCAACTCCTCGCAACAGCACATCATGGGCGTCTACAACCGCGCCCCGCTGGCGTTCGAGCGAGGCCGAGGCGCGCGCCTGTTCTCGACCGACGGCGGCGAATACCTGGACTGCGTGGCGGGCATCGCCACCAACGGCCTGGGTCACGCCCACCCCGTGCTGGTCGACGTCCTGAAGGAACAGGCCGAAAAGCTCTGGCACGTCTCGAACATCTATCGGATCCCCGAGCAGGAAGCCCTGGCCGACGCCATCTGCGCGTCGACCTTCGCCGACGTGGTGTTCTTCACCAACTCGGGCACGGAAGCCGTCGAGTGCGCGCTGAAGACGGCCCGCAAGTACCACTCGGCCAACGGCCAGCCCGAGCGGATCGACATCTACGGCTTCGACGGCTCGTTCCATGGCCGCACCTACGCCGCGGTCAACGCCTCGGGCAATCCCAGCTATGTCGACGGCTTCGGTCCGCGCCTGCCGGGCTACAGCCAACTGACGTTCGGCGACCACGAGGCCATCAAGGCCGCGATCGCCAGCCCGACCACGGCGGCGATCATCGTCGAGCCGGTGCAGGGCGAGGGCGGCGCGCGCTCGATCCCGACCCAGTGCCTGAAGGGCCTGCGCCAGCTGTGCGACGAGCACGGCGTGCTGCTGATCTATGACGAGGTCCAATGCGGCATGGGCCGCACCGGCAAGCTCTTCGCCTATGAGTGGGCGGAAGGCGGCGAGCCGCACATCATGGCGGTGGCCAAGGCCCTGGGCGGCGGCTTCCCGGTCGGCGCGTGCCTGGCCACCACCGAGGCGGCCAAGGGCATGACCGTGGCGGCCCACGGCTCGACCTTCGGCGGCAACCCGCTGGCCATGGCCGTCGGCAAGGCGGCCTTCGACCTGATCAACTCGCCCGAGACGCTGGACAACGTCAACGCCGTCGCCGGCTTCCTGACCCAGCAGCTGAACGGTCTGAAGGATCGCTTCCCGGACGTCATCGTCGACATCCGCGGCAAGGGCCTGCTGATCGGGATCAAGCTGATCCCGAACAACCGCGAGTTCATGGTCCTGGCGCGCGACGAGCACCTGCTGGTCGCCGGTGGCGGCGACAACTGCGTGCGCCTGCTGCCGCCGCTGAACCTGACCATCGAGGAAGCCCGCGAAGCCATCGCCAAGCTCGAAAAGGCTTGCGAGGCCGCTCGCGCCAAGGCTTCCGCCTGA
- a CDS encoding TetR/AcrR family transcriptional regulator yields MSSVRSYNSALRRDQAEATRERILAAMAALVEEGDGQAPTNRAVAERAQVTEVTVYRHFPSRELLLKGLWEHLNRKDGVRVGMPESPADLQAKIGPLIASFDASPAQIVARVTTPQGRAARASLDPERREAFLAVVAQAGPALPEGEQAKAAAVLQLLYSAYSWLSLREQWNLTGQPAADALGWATEVLLADLKSRGAASIAPDPFAQFTASPFQPES; encoded by the coding sequence CCAAGCCGAAGCCACCCGCGAGCGCATCCTCGCCGCCATGGCGGCGCTGGTGGAGGAGGGGGACGGTCAGGCTCCGACCAATCGCGCGGTGGCCGAGCGGGCTCAGGTCACCGAGGTGACGGTCTATCGCCACTTCCCCAGCCGCGAACTCCTGCTGAAGGGGTTATGGGAGCACCTGAACCGAAAGGACGGGGTGCGGGTGGGCATGCCGGAAAGCCCGGCCGACCTGCAGGCCAAGATCGGGCCGCTGATCGCCAGTTTTGACGCCAGTCCGGCCCAGATCGTCGCGCGGGTGACGACGCCGCAAGGGCGCGCGGCGCGGGCCAGCCTGGATCCCGAGCGCCGGGAAGCCTTCCTGGCCGTGGTGGCCCAGGCCGGGCCGGCTCTGCCCGAAGGCGAGCAGGCCAAGGCCGCGGCCGTGCTGCAGCTGCTCTATTCGGCCTACTCGTGGCTTTCGCTGCGCGAGCAATGGAACCTCACCGGCCAGCCCGCCGCCGACGCCCTGGGCTGGGCGACCGAAGTCCTCCTGGCCGACCTCAAGTCCCGGGGCGCGGCGTCCATCGCCCCCGATCCCTTCGCCCAGTTCACCGCAAGCCCGTTCCAGCCGGAAAGCTGA